From the genome of Flavobacteriales bacterium:
TTTGAATGATGATCTCGAAGAGGATGAATCGATCAAGGTGGTCGAGGATGACTACTTCACCGCAGAATTCACGCTCCTAGCTCCGAAACAATACAAGGTCAAGAATATCCCGGATAGTCAAGAGAAGAATTCGAACTATCGCAATGAAGCCAAATACTATGGAGGAGCCAATATGCGCTTCCATGCACTGATCATCAAAGACGAGGAATTCACTCAACTGGACAATCCCTTCCCGTATTACACCCGGACTCTCAACTCCTTCTTCATCAAACGTAAGATGGCGGACGTGGTCTCCATTATGAATGGAAAGCTCTATCGCTATCATTCCAATGTAACACAGTAAGCGGTTCTAGGCCTCTATTTTCACACGATAAGCAGAGTGGGAGCGTACGTTCATGACGGTATCATCTGAGAAGATGAGATACTGGCCCTTGATTCCGTTCAGTTTCTTCTCGATCACTGGGAATTTATCCAACTTGATACTTGTCAGTTTGACCGGATACCTGAGCACCGGGTACTCGATAAGAAGTTCTTCCGAGTTATCGCTCCAAAACGATCGCAGTTCTCCATCGATGTATTGTTTCACCGCGTCCCGTTTGGCTTCCAGGTCGCTATCACCTGTAGTCATACCGGTCAACATATGCCGCCAATTGGTCTTGTCATTCAAATGGGATTTGAGCGCGACTTCTATCAGACCTGCAGCTTGCCGGTATGGGGTCTCAGCGATAACAAGTGCTTTGGTCGCT
Proteins encoded in this window:
- a CDS encoding DUF2797 domain-containing protein; amino-acid sequence: MTTTLEQGMAQYELKLYDILEYSESVDMNALVGKEIRISFDGDIHCRYTGERIKKTYGEGLSYKAFRDSPLATESIIRPELSRIHEGIALRDEAWERANHLTPHITYLSYTSGIKVGVTRQANVPSRWVDQGATKALVIAETPYRQAAGLIEVALKSHLNDKTNWRHMLTGMTTGDSDLEAKRDAVKQYIDGELRSFWSDNSEELLIEYPVLRYPVKLTSIKLDKFPVIEKKLNGIKGQYLIFSDDTVMNVRSHSAYRVKIEA